In a genomic window of Gloeocapsopsis dulcis:
- the rpsG gene encoding 30S ribosomal protein S7: MSRRTVIQKRPVPPDSVYNSRLISMMMRRVMRSGKKSLAARLMYDAMKTIEERTGSDPIEIFERAVRNATPLVEVKARRVGGATYQVPMEVRTDRGTTLALRWLIQYARQRSGRTMASKLANELMDAANETGSTIRKREETHRMAEANKAFAHYRY; encoded by the coding sequence ATGTCTCGTCGTACTGTTATTCAAAAACGTCCAGTTCCACCAGATTCAGTATATAACAGTCGCCTCATTAGCATGATGATGCGGCGGGTGATGCGTAGCGGAAAAAAATCCCTAGCCGCAAGACTCATGTATGACGCAATGAAAACTATCGAAGAACGCACTGGTTCTGATCCGATAGAAATCTTTGAAAGAGCAGTCCGCAATGCGACTCCTCTTGTTGAAGTAAAAGCGCGTCGTGTTGGAGGTGCAACATATCAAGTACCGATGGAAGTACGGACAGATCGGGGAACTACCCTAGCACTCCGTTGGTTAATTCAGTACGCTAGACAACGTTCAGGTCGCACAATGGCAAGTAAGCTTGCTAATGAACTAATGGACGCCGCCAATGAGACAGGAAGCACAATTCGGAAGCGGGAAGAAACCCACCGTATGGCAGAAGCGAACAAAGCATTTGCTCACTATCGCTACTAG